The following are encoded in a window of Catharus ustulatus isolate bCatUst1 chromosome 12, bCatUst1.pri.v2, whole genome shotgun sequence genomic DNA:
- the TPM1 gene encoding tropomyosin alpha-1 chain isoform X16, translating to MAAMSSLEAVRRKIRSLQEQADAAEERAGRLQREVDQERALREEAESEVASLNRRIQLVEEELDRAQERLATALQKLEEAEKAADESERGMKVIENRAQKDEEKMEIQEIQLKEAKHIAEEADRKYEEVARKLVIIESDLERAEERAELSESKCAELEEELKTVTNNLKSLEAQAEKYSQKEDKYEEEIKVLTDKLKEAETRAEFAERSVTKLEKSIDDLEDELYAQKLKYKAISEELDHALNDMTSM from the exons ATGGCGGCGATGAGCTCGCTCGAGGCCGTGCGCAGGAAGATTCgcagcctgcaggagcaggcgGACGCCGCTGAGGAGCGGGCGGGACGGCTGCAGCGGGAGGTGGACCAGGAGCGGGCGTTGCGGGAGGAG GCTGAGAGTGAGGTAGCTTCTCTGAACAGACGCATCCAGCTGGTTGAGGAAGAGTTGGATCGTGCTCAGGAGCGCTTGGCTACTGCCCTGCAGAagctggaggaggctgagaaAGCTGCAGATGAGAGTGAAAG AGGAATGAAGGTCATTGAAAATAGAGCCCAGAAGGATGAAGAGAAGATGGAAATTCAGGAGATCCAGCTTAAGGAGGCTAAGCACATTGCTGAAGAGGCTGACCGCAAATATGAAGAG GTGGCTCGTAAGCTGGTGATCATTGAGAGTGACCTGGAGCGTGCTGAGGAGCGTGCTGAACTATCAGAAAG CAAATGTGCTGAGCTTGAAGAGGAATTGAAAACTGTGACCAACAACCTGAAGTCGCTGGAGGCTCAGGCTGAGAAG TACTCACAGAAAGAAGACAAGTATGAGGAGGAGATCAAAGTTCTGACTGACAAACTGAAAGAG GCTGAGACCCGTGCTGAGTTTGCTGAGAGGTCAGTAACCAAGCTGGAGAAGAGCATTGATGACCTAGAAG ATGAGCTCTATGCTCAGAAATTGAAGTACAAAGCCATCAGTGAGGAGCTGGACCACGCTCTCAATGATATGACTTCCATGTAA
- the TPM1 gene encoding tropomyosin alpha-1 chain isoform X18, giving the protein MAAMSSLEAVRRKIRSLQEQADAAEERAGRLQREVDQERALREEAESEVASLNRRIQLVEEELDRAQERLATALQKLEEAEKAADESERGMKVIENRAQKDEEKMEIQEIQLKEAKHIAEEADRKYEEVARKLVIIESDLERAEERAELSESQVRQLEEQLRIMDQTLKALMAAEDKYSQKEDKYEEEIKVLTDKLKEAETRAEFAERSVTKLEKSIDDLEDELYAQKLKYKAISEELDHALNDMTSM; this is encoded by the exons ATGGCGGCGATGAGCTCGCTCGAGGCCGTGCGCAGGAAGATTCgcagcctgcaggagcaggcgGACGCCGCTGAGGAGCGGGCGGGACGGCTGCAGCGGGAGGTGGACCAGGAGCGGGCGTTGCGGGAGGAG GCTGAGAGTGAGGTAGCTTCTCTGAACAGACGCATCCAGCTGGTTGAGGAAGAGTTGGATCGTGCTCAGGAGCGCTTGGCTACTGCCCTGCAGAagctggaggaggctgagaaAGCTGCAGATGAGAGTGAAAG AGGAATGAAGGTCATTGAAAATAGAGCCCAGAAGGATGAAGAGAAGATGGAAATTCAGGAGATCCAGCTTAAGGAGGCTAAGCACATTGCTGAAGAGGCTGACCGCAAATATGAAGAG GTGGCTCGTAAGCTGGTGATCATTGAGAGTGACCTGGAGCGTGCTGAGGAGCGTGCTGAACTATCAGAAAG CCAAGTCCGACAGCTGGAAGAACAGTTAAGAATAATGGATCAAACCTTGAAAGCATTAATGGCTGCAGAGGATAAG TACTCACAGAAAGAAGACAAGTATGAGGAGGAGATCAAAGTTCTGACTGACAAACTGAAAGAG GCTGAGACCCGTGCTGAGTTTGCTGAGAGGTCAGTAACCAAGCTGGAGAAGAGCATTGATGACCTAGAAG ATGAGCTCTATGCTCAGAAATTGAAGTACAAAGCCATCAGTGAGGAGCTGGACCACGCTCTCAATGATATGACTTCCATGTAA
- the TPM1 gene encoding tropomyosin alpha-1 chain isoform X6, translated as MDAIKKKMQMLKLDKENALDRAEQAEADKKAAEERSKQLEDELVALQKKLKATEDELDKYSESLKDAQEKLELADKKATDAESEVASLNRRIQLVEEELDRAQERLATALQKLEEAEKAADESERGMKVIENRAQKDEEKMEIQEIQLKEAKHIAEEADRKYEEVARKLVIIESDLERAEERAELSESKCAELEEELKTVTNNLKSLEAQAEKYSQKEDKYEEEIKVLTDKLKEAETRAEFAERSVTKLEKSIDDLEEKVAHAKEENLSMHQMLDQTLLELNNM; from the exons ATGGATGCCATCAAGAAGAAGATGCAGATGCTGAAGCTGGACAAGGAGAACGCCTTGGACAGAGCCGAACAAGCCGAAGCGGACAAGAAGGCAGCGGAGGAGAGAAGCAAACAG CTGGAGGATGAGCTGGTTGCTCTACAAAAGAAGCTGAAGGCCACTGAGGATGAGCTGGACAAATACTCCGAGTCCCTTAAAGATGCACAGGAAAAGTTGGAACTGGCTGACAAAAAGGCCACAGAT GCTGAGAGTGAGGTAGCTTCTCTGAACAGACGCATCCAGCTGGTTGAGGAAGAGTTGGATCGTGCTCAGGAGCGCTTGGCTACTGCCCTGCAGAagctggaggaggctgagaaAGCTGCAGATGAGAGTGAAAG AGGAATGAAGGTCATTGAAAATAGAGCCCAGAAGGATGAAGAGAAGATGGAAATTCAGGAGATCCAGCTTAAGGAGGCTAAGCACATTGCTGAAGAGGCTGACCGCAAATATGAAGAG GTGGCTCGTAAGCTGGTGATCATTGAGAGTGACCTGGAGCGTGCTGAGGAGCGTGCTGAACTATCAGAAAG CAAATGTGCTGAGCTTGAAGAGGAATTGAAAACTGTGACCAACAACCTGAAGTCGCTGGAGGCTCAGGCTGAGAAG TACTCACAGAAAGAAGACAAGTATGAGGAGGAGATCAAAGTTCTGACTGACAAACTGAAAGAG GCTGAGACCCGTGCTGAGTTTGCTGAGAGGTCAGTAACCAAGCTGGAGAAGAGCATTGATGACCTAGAAG
- the TPM1 gene encoding tropomyosin alpha-1 chain isoform X10: MDAIKKKMQMLKLDKENALDRAEQAEADKKAAEERSKQLEDDIVQLEKQLRVTEDSRDQVLEELHKSEDSLLSAEENAAKAESEVASLNRRIQLVEEELDRAQERLATALQKLEEAEKAADESERGMKVIENRAQKDEEKMEIQEIQLKEAKHIAEEADRKYEEVARKLVIIESDLERAEERAELSESKCAELEEELKTVTNNLKSLEAQAEKYSQKEDKYEEEIKVLTDKLKEAETRAEFAERSVTKLEKSIDDLEDELYAQKLKYKAISEELDHALNDMTSM; encoded by the exons ATGGATGCCATCAAGAAGAAGATGCAGATGCTGAAGCTGGACAAGGAGAACGCCTTGGACAGAGCCGAACAAGCCGAAGCGGACAAGAAGGCAGCGGAGGAGAGAAGCAAACAG TTAGAGGATGACATTGTGCAATTGGAAAAGCAATTGCGTGTGACGGAGGATTCAAGGGACCAAGTGCTGGAAGAGCTACACAAGTCTGAGGACAGCCTCCTCTCCGCAGAGGAGAATGCTGCCAAG GCTGAGAGTGAGGTAGCTTCTCTGAACAGACGCATCCAGCTGGTTGAGGAAGAGTTGGATCGTGCTCAGGAGCGCTTGGCTACTGCCCTGCAGAagctggaggaggctgagaaAGCTGCAGATGAGAGTGAAAG AGGAATGAAGGTCATTGAAAATAGAGCCCAGAAGGATGAAGAGAAGATGGAAATTCAGGAGATCCAGCTTAAGGAGGCTAAGCACATTGCTGAAGAGGCTGACCGCAAATATGAAGAG GTGGCTCGTAAGCTGGTGATCATTGAGAGTGACCTGGAGCGTGCTGAGGAGCGTGCTGAACTATCAGAAAG CAAATGTGCTGAGCTTGAAGAGGAATTGAAAACTGTGACCAACAACCTGAAGTCGCTGGAGGCTCAGGCTGAGAAG TACTCACAGAAAGAAGACAAGTATGAGGAGGAGATCAAAGTTCTGACTGACAAACTGAAAGAG GCTGAGACCCGTGCTGAGTTTGCTGAGAGGTCAGTAACCAAGCTGGAGAAGAGCATTGATGACCTAGAAG ATGAGCTCTATGCTCAGAAATTGAAGTACAAAGCCATCAGTGAGGAGCTGGACCACGCTCTCAATGATATGACTTCCATGTAA
- the TPM1 gene encoding tropomyosin alpha-1 chain isoform X21, with protein sequence MDAIKKKMQMLKLDKENALDRAEQAEADKKAAEERSKQLEDDIVQLEKQLRVTEDSRDQVLEELHKSEDSLLSAEENAAKLEDELVALQKKLKATEDELDKYSESLKDAQEKLELADKKATDAESEVASLNRRIQLVEEELDRAQERLATALQKLEEAEKAADESERGMKVIENRAQKDEEKMEIQEIQLKEAKHIAEEADRKYEEVARKLVIIESDLERAEERAELSESKCAELEEELKTVTNNLKSLEAQAEKYSQKEDKYEEEIKVLTDKLKEAETRAEFAERSVTKLEKSIDDLEEKVAHAKEENLSMHQMLDQTLLELNNM encoded by the exons ATGGATGCCATCAAGAAGAAGATGCAGATGCTGAAGCTGGACAAGGAGAACGCCTTGGACAGAGCCGAACAAGCCGAAGCGGACAAGAAGGCAGCGGAGGAGAGAAGCAAACAG TTAGAGGATGACATTGTGCAATTGGAAAAGCAATTGCGTGTGACGGAGGATTCAAGGGACCAAGTGCTGGAAGAGCTACACAAGTCTGAGGACAGCCTCCTCTCCGCAGAGGAGAATGCTGCCAAG CTGGAGGATGAGCTGGTTGCTCTACAAAAGAAGCTGAAGGCCACTGAGGATGAGCTGGACAAATACTCCGAGTCCCTTAAAGATGCACAGGAAAAGTTGGAACTGGCTGACAAAAAGGCCACAGAT GCTGAGAGTGAGGTAGCTTCTCTGAACAGACGCATCCAGCTGGTTGAGGAAGAGTTGGATCGTGCTCAGGAGCGCTTGGCTACTGCCCTGCAGAagctggaggaggctgagaaAGCTGCAGATGAGAGTGAAAG AGGAATGAAGGTCATTGAAAATAGAGCCCAGAAGGATGAAGAGAAGATGGAAATTCAGGAGATCCAGCTTAAGGAGGCTAAGCACATTGCTGAAGAGGCTGACCGCAAATATGAAGAG GTGGCTCGTAAGCTGGTGATCATTGAGAGTGACCTGGAGCGTGCTGAGGAGCGTGCTGAACTATCAGAAAG CAAATGTGCTGAGCTTGAAGAGGAATTGAAAACTGTGACCAACAACCTGAAGTCGCTGGAGGCTCAGGCTGAGAAG TACTCACAGAAAGAAGACAAGTATGAGGAGGAGATCAAAGTTCTGACTGACAAACTGAAAGAG GCTGAGACCCGTGCTGAGTTTGCTGAGAGGTCAGTAACCAAGCTGGAGAAGAGCATTGATGACCTAGAAG
- the TPM1 gene encoding tropomyosin alpha-1 chain isoform X11: MDAIKKKMQMLKLDKENALDRAEQAEADKKAAEERSKQLEDELVALQKKLKATEDELDKYSESLKDAQEKLELADKKATDAESEVASLNRRIQLVEEELDRAQERLATALQKLEEAEKAADESERGMKVIENRAQKDEEKMEIQEIQLKEAKHIAEEADRKYEEVARKLVIIESDLERAEERAELSESQVRQLEEQLRIMDQTLKALMAAEDKYSQKEDKYEEEIKVLTDKLKEAETRAEFAERSVTKLEKSIDDLEEKVAHAKEENLSMHQMLDQTLLELNNM; the protein is encoded by the exons ATGGATGCCATCAAGAAGAAGATGCAGATGCTGAAGCTGGACAAGGAGAACGCCTTGGACAGAGCCGAACAAGCCGAAGCGGACAAGAAGGCAGCGGAGGAGAGAAGCAAACAG CTGGAGGATGAGCTGGTTGCTCTACAAAAGAAGCTGAAGGCCACTGAGGATGAGCTGGACAAATACTCCGAGTCCCTTAAAGATGCACAGGAAAAGTTGGAACTGGCTGACAAAAAGGCCACAGAT GCTGAGAGTGAGGTAGCTTCTCTGAACAGACGCATCCAGCTGGTTGAGGAAGAGTTGGATCGTGCTCAGGAGCGCTTGGCTACTGCCCTGCAGAagctggaggaggctgagaaAGCTGCAGATGAGAGTGAAAG AGGAATGAAGGTCATTGAAAATAGAGCCCAGAAGGATGAAGAGAAGATGGAAATTCAGGAGATCCAGCTTAAGGAGGCTAAGCACATTGCTGAAGAGGCTGACCGCAAATATGAAGAG GTGGCTCGTAAGCTGGTGATCATTGAGAGTGACCTGGAGCGTGCTGAGGAGCGTGCTGAACTATCAGAAAG CCAAGTCCGACAGCTGGAAGAACAGTTAAGAATAATGGATCAAACCTTGAAAGCATTAATGGCTGCAGAGGATAAG TACTCACAGAAAGAAGACAAGTATGAGGAGGAGATCAAAGTTCTGACTGACAAACTGAAAGAG GCTGAGACCCGTGCTGAGTTTGCTGAGAGGTCAGTAACCAAGCTGGAGAAGAGCATTGATGACCTAGAAG
- the TPM1 gene encoding tropomyosin alpha-1 chain isoform X7 yields MDAIKKKMQMLKLDKENALDRAEQAEADKKAAEERSKQLEDDIVQLEKQLRVTEDSRDQVLEELHKSEDSLLSAEENAAKAESEVASLNRRIQLVEEELDRAQERLATALQKLEEAEKAADESERGMKVIENRAQKDEEKMEIQEIQLKEAKHIAEEADRKYEEVARKLVIIESDLERAEERAELSESKCAELEEELKTVTNNLKSLEAQAEKYSQKEDKYEEEIKVLTDKLKEAETRAEFAERSVTKLEKSIDDLEEKVAHAKEENLSMHQMLDQTLLELNNM; encoded by the exons ATGGATGCCATCAAGAAGAAGATGCAGATGCTGAAGCTGGACAAGGAGAACGCCTTGGACAGAGCCGAACAAGCCGAAGCGGACAAGAAGGCAGCGGAGGAGAGAAGCAAACAG TTAGAGGATGACATTGTGCAATTGGAAAAGCAATTGCGTGTGACGGAGGATTCAAGGGACCAAGTGCTGGAAGAGCTACACAAGTCTGAGGACAGCCTCCTCTCCGCAGAGGAGAATGCTGCCAAG GCTGAGAGTGAGGTAGCTTCTCTGAACAGACGCATCCAGCTGGTTGAGGAAGAGTTGGATCGTGCTCAGGAGCGCTTGGCTACTGCCCTGCAGAagctggaggaggctgagaaAGCTGCAGATGAGAGTGAAAG AGGAATGAAGGTCATTGAAAATAGAGCCCAGAAGGATGAAGAGAAGATGGAAATTCAGGAGATCCAGCTTAAGGAGGCTAAGCACATTGCTGAAGAGGCTGACCGCAAATATGAAGAG GTGGCTCGTAAGCTGGTGATCATTGAGAGTGACCTGGAGCGTGCTGAGGAGCGTGCTGAACTATCAGAAAG CAAATGTGCTGAGCTTGAAGAGGAATTGAAAACTGTGACCAACAACCTGAAGTCGCTGGAGGCTCAGGCTGAGAAG TACTCACAGAAAGAAGACAAGTATGAGGAGGAGATCAAAGTTCTGACTGACAAACTGAAAGAG GCTGAGACCCGTGCTGAGTTTGCTGAGAGGTCAGTAACCAAGCTGGAGAAGAGCATTGATGACCTAGAAG
- the TPM1 gene encoding tropomyosin alpha-1 chain isoform X12 encodes MDAIKKKMQMLKLDKENALDRAEQAEADKKAAEERSKQLEDDIVQLEKQLRVTEDSRDQVLEELHKSEDSLLSAEENAAKAESEVASLNRRIQLVEEELDRAQERLATALQKLEEAEKAADESERGMKVIENRAQKDEEKMEIQEIQLKEAKHIAEEADRKYEEVARKLVIIESDLERAEERAELSESQVRQLEEQLRIMDQTLKALMAAEDKYSQKEDKYEEEIKVLTDKLKEAETRAEFAERSVTKLEKSIDDLEEKVAHAKEENLSMHQMLDQTLLELNNM; translated from the exons ATGGATGCCATCAAGAAGAAGATGCAGATGCTGAAGCTGGACAAGGAGAACGCCTTGGACAGAGCCGAACAAGCCGAAGCGGACAAGAAGGCAGCGGAGGAGAGAAGCAAACAG TTAGAGGATGACATTGTGCAATTGGAAAAGCAATTGCGTGTGACGGAGGATTCAAGGGACCAAGTGCTGGAAGAGCTACACAAGTCTGAGGACAGCCTCCTCTCCGCAGAGGAGAATGCTGCCAAG GCTGAGAGTGAGGTAGCTTCTCTGAACAGACGCATCCAGCTGGTTGAGGAAGAGTTGGATCGTGCTCAGGAGCGCTTGGCTACTGCCCTGCAGAagctggaggaggctgagaaAGCTGCAGATGAGAGTGAAAG AGGAATGAAGGTCATTGAAAATAGAGCCCAGAAGGATGAAGAGAAGATGGAAATTCAGGAGATCCAGCTTAAGGAGGCTAAGCACATTGCTGAAGAGGCTGACCGCAAATATGAAGAG GTGGCTCGTAAGCTGGTGATCATTGAGAGTGACCTGGAGCGTGCTGAGGAGCGTGCTGAACTATCAGAAAG CCAAGTCCGACAGCTGGAAGAACAGTTAAGAATAATGGATCAAACCTTGAAAGCATTAATGGCTGCAGAGGATAAG TACTCACAGAAAGAAGACAAGTATGAGGAGGAGATCAAAGTTCTGACTGACAAACTGAAAGAG GCTGAGACCCGTGCTGAGTTTGCTGAGAGGTCAGTAACCAAGCTGGAGAAGAGCATTGATGACCTAGAAG